The genomic interval CGACATAGTTGCCCGAAGCCGCAATCTGTCTATAATTTCGTTTATGCTCGCATCTTTTTCGATATATGTGTCGGAAACCGGAAGATATGCCTCAGGTTGATAATAATCATAATAGCTGACAAAATATTCAACCGCATTTTCAGGGAACAGTTGCTTCATTTCTCCGAAAAGTTGGGCTGCAAGTGTTTTGTTATGAGAAATGATCAGAGTTGGACGATTTACGTTTTGAATAACGTTGGCAATAGTAAAAGTTTTTCCGGAGCCGGTTACACCGAGCAGGGTTTGATATTTCTGCTTTTCCAGAATTCCTTCTGTCAATTCTCTGATTGCAGTAGGTTGGTCGCCTTTTGGGGTGTAATCTGATTTTAGTTTAAATTTATTCATAATCGGCAAACTTATTCGTTCTCTATTATTTTAATCGTAGTATGATTTTTCAAATTATTGTTTTTTCACTTACTTACTTCTGAAGAAATAGTGTCAAGACTTTCCATTTTATCTTTGTGTCCGCCATCCATTTTTTATAGATTTTCTGAAACCGAATGAATTTCATTAAAAATTTCTCAATCATACGTGGATTTAAAAAAGCACACATATTAAATGTTAGCATCTCATATTAAATGGACAGTCACCCTTAAAAGTATCCACCCCAATATAGATGACGTAATTGCGAATTTAGAGATTACAAATGATAAAATATATAAACAGATGAAAAAATTCTATCAGCGAATCTGCCAGGATGTACAACACTACTCGTAAGACTGTAAGAAAATGGCTTATTAGGTATAGAAAGTATGTGCTTGAAGGGCTTAACAACAAATCACGTTTAAGACAAAAATATCCTCAGAAAATGCCTGAAGATATTAGACAATCTATTATTGATACAAAAGGCAACAGGCCTTGGGGAGCAAGAAGAATAAAAGAGATTCTTTCTCTATCTTATTCGCACCAGACTATTCACAAGAAATTAAAACAAGCCGGGAAAGTAAAAAAAAAGAAAAAGCGGTATAAAATCAGAAAAAATATGTCTCCCAAAGATATTTTAAAAGAAAAG from Candidatus Cloacimonadota bacterium carries:
- a CDS encoding helix-turn-helix domain-containing protein, which encodes MSESARMYNTTRKTVRKWLIRYRKYVLEGLNNKSRLRQKYPQKMPEDIRQSIIDTKGNRPWGARRIKEILSLSYSHQTIHKKLKQAGKVKKKKKRYKIRKNMSPKDILKEKNKNIDEYILNIPPIISDNYIIELENIKKGGYLWCRPPTDFAPKT